CTGGAGAGATTCAGACAGAAGAATATGGAGAAGGACTTGCAGAGCACTTAAGATATCACCAGAATAAGATCAGAGGAATTGTAAATGGAATCGATATCAATATCTGGAATCCAGCCACAGACAAGCTGTTAAAAGCAAATTATGATGCAAAGACAGCAATCGAAAATAAAAAGAAGAATAAGAAAGCACTACAGGAATCTTTAGGATTAGAGGTCGACGAACACAAGATGGTAATCGGATTGATTTCTCGTCTTACGAACCAAAAAGGACTTGATCTGGTCAATGACGTAATTCCAGGCGTTATGGATGGAAATACACAGGTAGTTGTTCTTGGTACAGGTGATTCCTGGTATGAAGAAGCTTTCCGTTCTTACGAGAATCAATATAAAGGAAGTTTTTGTGCCTATATTGCTTACGATGAAAATGTTGCCCACAATATCTATTCTGGATGTGATGCACTTTTAGTTCCATCAAGATTCGAGCCATGCGGACTAACACAATTGATTGCTATGAGATATGGTGCGATTCCAATTGTCAGAGAGACAGGAGGACTTAGAGATACTGTTTGGCCATATAACATGTTTGATAATACAGGTAACGGCTTTACATTTGATCGATATGAAAGCGGACTTCTGTATGATACGATCAATAGAGCAAAGACATGCTACTTTGAGAATAGAGCAAGCTGGGATGATATGGTGATCCGTGATATGAATAAAGATGTATCATGGGAGACAAGTGCAAGACAGTACAAAGATATGTATGTAGAATTAACACCAAGATAAAATTGTGATTTGTTGATAGTGTTGCATGTATGAGTCAGAAAGAACAAGAGAAGAAATATTTATAAGAATAAAGGGTGACACTCCACATTTTTGAAAGCGTTTTTTACAAATCGCTGATCCGCGCCTGTTCCTTTGATAACTCCCTGGCTGCGAGCCAAAATGCCCGCAACTGCGGTCAGACAATCAACCACAGGGCGCTGCGAATTTGTAAAAAACGCATTCAAAAAGTGCTCATGTTGTCACCCTTTTTTCTTATAAATATTTCTTCTTATCATCTTTCTGACTCATACAACGAAACACTATTCAAACCACCACACAGTGTGTATGTTTTACTGTATTGGTATTTATAATAAACACTGTCTACCACTACAAAAATTGAAAAATAATAACATTTAACATACCCCCACTCAAGTTTTCCAATCTTGTAATTCAGTGCTGAAATCGGAATCTTTTGTGGTGATCGTCCATGGTTTTCTCAATAAGGGGATGACGGGCATAGGGATAGCCCGTCGTTATTGGCTATTTTTCTACATCATTGAGGAGCCAATATATTATCCTCATATTCTAGATAAAAAGATTCATACAATGGACTCTTAACAGTTCCGCCAAAGAAGTAACCTCTGTAACCTGCAGTTGGCCTTTTATAATATTTGGGTTTTGCTGTTATATGATAGTTTATACAAATTGTTGTGGCATTTTTTAAAGAAACCTTTCTACCATTTTTTATCTTTTTGGATTTATTTTTATAAAAGATTTCAATACTGTCCACCTTATAATTCTTGACAGTTTTAACAGTAATCTTTACTTTTGATTTTGGAGCAGTTCCTTTATCCCTTACCGTCCAATGGCCTTTTGCAAGAGCAGCATAATTTTTGGAGCCGATCTTTACACTTTTAAATACTCGAGAGTGCTTTTTGAATGTTACGGCACAAGACAGGTTATAGCTCTTTCCATTCTGTTTTACTGTAAAACGGAGTTTTGTTTTTTCGCCATCTTTTACATCATGTATGGAATCGGAATCTGATGTCGTTTGTACAAAAATAGCGTTAAGACCAGCTGCTTTTGATGCGGTATAATATTTGTTAGATGATTTTACATTTGTGATTACAGCGGACCTGGATAAATTCTTTATATAAATATATCCATCTCCTTCTGTGGGCATTTCATTTCCACTAATATAAGCATTATAAAACTCCAGAGTCTGTTTCTTCGGGCACTGAGGTGCCTTTGCTGCTGCGCTTACTGCTGTAGGTACTGCCAGGATTACGAAAAGGCATGCCAATAAGCTTACTAAAATGTTTCTTGTCTTTTTCACTTTGATTTTTCTCCTGATTATTTGGTTTTTTCATTTTGTGATGCTGTTAATTTCTCTTTTTCCTTCCACTCCTTTCCCATTATAACGTGTCCAAAAGTTCTGCTTCAGCTATATTGTCAGACTTTCCCTTTGAGTCGTTATATTTTTACATCATTATACTAATCTTATTATAAGCGGTCAATATTTTCCAAGATCATAATTCACGAAAATCTTTTTCGTGGTTACCGTTCACAGTAACACGCTTCGCGCCGCAATTCTCGGGTTTTCTGTGAACTTTGTTCGCAAAAAAAACACCTCGCGGAATGTTACAGTGAACAATAACTTTTCGTGTTAATTGCAATTCAAACTTCCACTTCAGGAGCGTGTTTTAAAAGAATAGACGGTTGTGGAAGAATCCGGTACGAGACGGCTGAAAACCAAAGAAGATGGAGCTATGGGTTCCCAAATCCTGCAGAATCCCTCTGACCCGGATGCAACTTACCGTGAAAAAGAGGGGAAACAAAACCGTGGTTATACAGCAAACATTGTGGAAACTGTTGAATCTATGGAAAAAACAGAGGAGCCAACAGTGCTTATAACAGATGGGGCCTATAGCGGCAGGGACAATACAAACGCTGCAATTATATCAACCAGACTGGACAATGCAGGATATCATTTCCAAAAAACAAATGTGAAAACTGTCCACACCGTGACCAGTGCAACCCCAAGATGTTTAAAGGACCAGTGTGGTTTTTCTGTCTAAAAAATCCTCTGACAGAGCAAAGACACAAAGGAAAATGAAGACAGAAAAATATAAGGAATTGTCCCGGATCAGAAACGGAGTGGAAACAATCCCATCCATCCTGTGGAGGAAATACCAGATAGACCATATGCCGGTAAGAGGGCTTCTCCCCACTAAACTCCGTTTTGGGATAAAACTGGCAGCCCTGAACTTCAAGAAGCTGTTTGGATATCTGAACAGTGTGGGTCAGTGCGCCTTAATTCCCCAGATCAGTTAATAGAGCAGAAACAGTGGTGTGGGTTATTACCCCAAAACAGAGCTAACAATGGATATTTGTTGTTTTATAAGAAATTTTCAAGGAACATAGATTTCTATGGGCGATAATTATTATGTTTTGACACCCATATCAAATTTATAATTTATAGTTGGCCAACTTACAAATTAAAATTTCTTCAAAAGCAACGGTATTTCCGCCACAAGCATTCCAATCCATCCGGCAAGATAAGAAAAACGGTAATGTTTCAATTTGCAATGAAAAATGGAACACAAGAATAGCAGCAAAGACCACACGAACAGACATATTCACAAAACTACTGATTAACGTAATTTTAACATAATATAGCAAGAATTCTCCTCTACAGGTTGGAGATGAATTGCATAAAAACAAAAAGAACACTTGTTCGATAGTACGGTCTATGGTATAATAGAACCATGACATTAATCATGTGCATGTAATGTTCCGTGCGCAGCCGAGAACAGAACTTGGTAAATTTATCAATGCTTATAAAAGTGCCAGTAGCAGGCACTACAGTAGAAGTGATCCGTCAATACATTGAAACCCAAGGAGAGAAAAAGTATTGAACATAGCATATCGTTTTCGGATCTATCCGACAGAAGAACAGAAGATACTTCTTGGCAAAACATTTGGCTGTTGTCGTTTTCTGTACAATCAGATGCTTGATGATAAGATTCGAGAGTATGAAAAGACAAAGAAAATGATAAAGGTAGACCGTTTCTTTCCTTCCAGTAAAAAATGCTGTAAATGTGGAAGGATAAAGAAAGAGTTGAGATTATTCGAAAGAGTCTATCACTGTGAGTGTAGAAATAAGATGGACAGAGATCATAATGCAGCGATCAGCATCCGTGAAGAGGCAAGAAGGATGTTGACAGCATAAACTGTCCGTATCCGGACAATCAGATAATAAGAAAACATGCCCGTGTCCGGGTAAAAGAATCGCGGGGCACGCGAGGATAGCTTGTAGATACTTGGCTCAGTAGAGCCATTGAGCAAGAAGCCCCACTTCAAAATCAGGGATTTAAGTGGTGGGAGCATGTCACCATAATATAGAAAAATATGACTATAATAATAGGAATGAAAAATGACGATCAGAAATGGGAGAAATAACAAATGAGCCAAAGAAAAAACAAAAAAGTATACTATCACCTGCCAGGATTATTTGAATTTTATGAATTATATTGTGCCTTTCTGCCATTATATAAGAAACACAGAGAATACTTTTATGACTGGTGTGAGATCAGTTCCATCTATGGCTCTC
The sequence above is drawn from the Anaerostipes hadrus ATCC 29173 = JCM 17467 genome and encodes:
- a CDS encoding transposase; protein product: MKTEKYKELSRIRNGVETIPSILWRKYQIDHMPVRGLLPTKLRFGIKLAALNFKKLFGYLNSVGQCALIPQIS
- a CDS encoding helix-turn-helix domain-containing protein, which codes for MNIAYRFRIYPTEEQKILLGKTFGCCRFLYNQMLDDKIREYEKTKKMIKVDRFFPSSKKCCKCGRIKKELRLFERVYHCECRNKMDRDHNAAISIREEARRMLTA